In Phacochoerus africanus isolate WHEZ1 chromosome 2, ROS_Pafr_v1, whole genome shotgun sequence, one DNA window encodes the following:
- the BCL2 gene encoding apoptosis regulator Bcl-2 isoform X2: MAHAGRTGYDNREIVMKYIHYKLSQRGYEWDAGDAGAASPGAAPAPGIFSSQPGRTPAPARTSPPPTPTAPAAPAAAAAAAGPVLSPVPPVVHLTLRQAGDDFSRRYRRDFAEMSSQLHLTPFTARGRFATVVEELFRDGVNWGRIVAFFEFGGVMCVESVNREMSPLVDNIALWMTEYLNRHLHTWIQDNGGWNSHHFGSSLLEKRESTVSI; this comes from the exons ATGGCGCACGCTGGGAGAACAGGGTATGATAACCGGGAAATAGTGATGAAGTACATCCACTATAAGCTGTCGCAGAGGGGCTACGAGTGGGATGCCGGAGACGCGGGCGCCGCGTCCCCGGGGGCCGCTCCCGCACCGGGCATCTTCTCATCCCAGCCCGGGCGAACCCCCGCTCCCGCCAGGACCTCGCCGCCGCCGACCCCgaccgcccccgccgcccccgccgccgccgccgccgccgcggggccTGTACTCAGCCCGGTGCCACCTGTGGTCCACCTGACCCTGCGCCAGGCCGGCGATGACTTCTCTCGTCGCTACCGCCGCGACTTTGCCGAGATGTCCAGCCAGCTGCACCTGACTCCCTTCACCGCGAGGGGACGCTTTGCCACGGTGGTGGAGGAGCTCTTCAGGGATGGGGTGAACTGGGGGAGGATTGTGGCCTTCTTTGAGTTCGGTGGGGTCATGTGTGTGGAGAGCGTCAACCGGGAGATGTCGCCCCTGGTGGACAACATCGCCCTGTGGATGACTGAGTACCTGAACCGGCACCTGCACACCTGGATCCAGGATAACGGAGGCTGG AATTCACATCATTTTGGGTCTTCTCTGCTGGAAAAACGTGAATCTACAGTATCTATATAA
- the BCL2 gene encoding apoptosis regulator Bcl-2 isoform X3: MAHAGRTGYDNREIVMKYIHYKLSQRGYEWDAGDAGAASPGAAPAPGIFSSQPGRTPAPARTSPPPTPTAPAAPAAAAAAAGPVLSPVPPVVHLTLRQAGDDFSRRYRRDFAEMSSQLHLTPFTARGRFATVVEELFRDGVNWGRIVAFFEFGGVMCVESVNREMSPLVDNIALWMTEYLNRHLHTWIQDNGGWSSCDQEQSR, encoded by the coding sequence ATGGCGCACGCTGGGAGAACAGGGTATGATAACCGGGAAATAGTGATGAAGTACATCCACTATAAGCTGTCGCAGAGGGGCTACGAGTGGGATGCCGGAGACGCGGGCGCCGCGTCCCCGGGGGCCGCTCCCGCACCGGGCATCTTCTCATCCCAGCCCGGGCGAACCCCCGCTCCCGCCAGGACCTCGCCGCCGCCGACCCCgaccgcccccgccgcccccgccgccgccgccgccgccgcggggccTGTACTCAGCCCGGTGCCACCTGTGGTCCACCTGACCCTGCGCCAGGCCGGCGATGACTTCTCTCGTCGCTACCGCCGCGACTTTGCCGAGATGTCCAGCCAGCTGCACCTGACTCCCTTCACCGCGAGGGGACGCTTTGCCACGGTGGTGGAGGAGCTCTTCAGGGATGGGGTGAACTGGGGGAGGATTGTGGCCTTCTTTGAGTTCGGTGGGGTCATGTGTGTGGAGAGCGTCAACCGGGAGATGTCGCCCCTGGTGGACAACATCGCCCTGTGGATGACTGAGTACCTGAACCGGCACCTGCACACCTGGATCCAGGATAACGGAGGCTGG
- the BCL2 gene encoding apoptosis regulator Bcl-2 isoform X5: protein MAHAGRTGYDNREIVMKYIHYKLSQRGYEWDAGDAGAASPGAAPAPGIFSSQPGRTPAPARTSPPPTPTAPAAPAAAAAAAGPVLSPVPPVVHLTLRQAGDDFSRRYRRDFAEMSSQLHLTPFTARGRFATVVEELFRDGVNWGRIVAFFEFGGVMCVESVNREMSPLVDNIALWMTEYLNRHLHTWIQDNGGWV from the exons ATGGCGCACGCTGGGAGAACAGGGTATGATAACCGGGAAATAGTGATGAAGTACATCCACTATAAGCTGTCGCAGAGGGGCTACGAGTGGGATGCCGGAGACGCGGGCGCCGCGTCCCCGGGGGCCGCTCCCGCACCGGGCATCTTCTCATCCCAGCCCGGGCGAACCCCCGCTCCCGCCAGGACCTCGCCGCCGCCGACCCCgaccgcccccgccgcccccgccgccgccgccgccgccgcggggccTGTACTCAGCCCGGTGCCACCTGTGGTCCACCTGACCCTGCGCCAGGCCGGCGATGACTTCTCTCGTCGCTACCGCCGCGACTTTGCCGAGATGTCCAGCCAGCTGCACCTGACTCCCTTCACCGCGAGGGGACGCTTTGCCACGGTGGTGGAGGAGCTCTTCAGGGATGGGGTGAACTGGGGGAGGATTGTGGCCTTCTTTGAGTTCGGTGGGGTCATGTGTGTGGAGAGCGTCAACCGGGAGATGTCGCCCCTGGTGGACAACATCGCCCTGTGGATGACTGAGTACCTGAACCGGCACCTGCACACCTGGATCCAGGATAACGGAGGCTGG GTATAG
- the BCL2 gene encoding apoptosis regulator Bcl-2 isoform X4, with protein sequence MAHAGRTGYDNREIVMKYIHYKLSQRGYEWDAGDAGAASPGAAPAPGIFSSQPGRTPAPARTSPPPTPTAPAAPAAAAAAAGPVLSPVPPVVHLTLRQAGDDFSRRYRRDFAEMSSQLHLTPFTARGRFATVVEELFRDGVNWGRIVAFFEFGGVMCVESVNREMSPLVDNIALWMTEYLNRHLHTWIQDNGGWGKSMVDQG encoded by the coding sequence ATGGCGCACGCTGGGAGAACAGGGTATGATAACCGGGAAATAGTGATGAAGTACATCCACTATAAGCTGTCGCAGAGGGGCTACGAGTGGGATGCCGGAGACGCGGGCGCCGCGTCCCCGGGGGCCGCTCCCGCACCGGGCATCTTCTCATCCCAGCCCGGGCGAACCCCCGCTCCCGCCAGGACCTCGCCGCCGCCGACCCCgaccgcccccgccgcccccgccgccgccgccgccgccgcggggccTGTACTCAGCCCGGTGCCACCTGTGGTCCACCTGACCCTGCGCCAGGCCGGCGATGACTTCTCTCGTCGCTACCGCCGCGACTTTGCCGAGATGTCCAGCCAGCTGCACCTGACTCCCTTCACCGCGAGGGGACGCTTTGCCACGGTGGTGGAGGAGCTCTTCAGGGATGGGGTGAACTGGGGGAGGATTGTGGCCTTCTTTGAGTTCGGTGGGGTCATGTGTGTGGAGAGCGTCAACCGGGAGATGTCGCCCCTGGTGGACAACATCGCCCTGTGGATGACTGAGTACCTGAACCGGCACCTGCACACCTGGATCCAGGATAACGGAGGCTGG